Proteins from a genomic interval of Luteibacter pinisoli:
- a CDS encoding LuxR C-terminal-related transcriptional regulator: MRVLIADDHRLIIEGVKLKLRELGDHVEFVEAETVAQLRHQLLQKPLPDVALIDMAMPGADGVEHIKDAVAALKDSTRDEAIDGQEFVDRARPVIVLSGTEDPTAIRHVLDLGVQGYIPKSSPPDVILNAVRLVVGGGIYVPPEAMKAASATTLTPAFAMAGSGDGLSTKERLATVLTDRQIDVLKLLAKGRPNKLIARELGISEGTVKIHLAAIFRALHVRNRLEALVAAQHLGD, translated from the coding sequence ATGCGAGTTCTGATCGCGGACGATCATCGTCTGATCATCGAGGGCGTGAAGCTGAAGCTTCGCGAGCTTGGCGACCACGTCGAGTTCGTTGAAGCTGAAACGGTGGCGCAGTTGCGCCATCAACTGCTGCAAAAGCCGCTTCCGGATGTGGCCCTCATCGATATGGCCATGCCCGGCGCCGATGGTGTCGAGCACATCAAGGACGCCGTTGCCGCGCTGAAGGATTCCACCCGTGACGAGGCGATCGACGGCCAGGAGTTCGTCGACCGCGCCCGTCCCGTCATCGTGCTTTCCGGCACCGAGGACCCCACGGCCATCCGGCACGTGCTGGACCTGGGCGTACAGGGCTATATCCCGAAATCCTCGCCACCCGACGTCATCCTCAATGCGGTGCGCCTGGTCGTTGGCGGCGGCATTTATGTGCCGCCGGAAGCCATGAAAGCGGCATCGGCCACCACGCTGACGCCGGCCTTCGCCATGGCGGGCAGTGGTGACGGGCTCAGCACGAAGGAGCGGCTGGCGACGGTGCTCACCGACCGCCAGATCGACGTGCTCAAGCTGCTGGCCAAGGGCCGGCCGAACAAGCTGATCGCCCGCGAACTGGGCATCAGCGAGGGGACGGTAAAGATCCACCTGGCGGCGATCTTCCGCGCGTTGCATGTACGCAACCGCCTGGAAGCCCTCGTCGCCGCGCAGCACCTCGGGGACTGA
- the phnD gene encoding phosphate/phosphite/phosphonate ABC transporter substrate-binding protein, with the protein MQAGRAGTTRVRHRGWLLGGLLALAGLIPSMAGAAGTDIDPNAPLTFGILPIGGPAESLEAWRPMLDDLHAALGRPVRAVSVATYEGIAQAISEQRVDIAFLSGRLALDAVVGQNMQVIGQLTRGDGSRGYYAVVLTATDSKITSLNQMFSRPGQWRFARGEALSVSGYLVPETQLFAARGVDSDTFFAKVHVDNHQNNALAVANGEADVATNNTADLERFQQHFPEQYARLRVLWKSSLIPHAVIVIRNDLPAPLRDKVAAFITGYGKGKDGAREEANLKLIHDISGFAPATNACLVPFADIEYSLEKRRATTAQWVSENAREARFKKIEADHDTLLARLRGK; encoded by the coding sequence ATGCAGGCAGGCAGGGCAGGCACGACCCGGGTGCGCCACCGTGGCTGGCTCCTTGGCGGGCTGCTGGCACTGGCTGGCCTCATCCCCTCCATGGCCGGCGCCGCCGGCACCGACATCGACCCGAACGCCCCGCTCACCTTCGGCATCCTGCCGATCGGCGGCCCCGCGGAATCCCTCGAAGCCTGGCGGCCCATGCTGGACGACCTGCATGCGGCGCTGGGGCGCCCCGTGCGGGCGGTCTCCGTCGCCACCTACGAGGGCATTGCCCAGGCGATCAGTGAGCAGCGCGTCGATATCGCCTTCCTGTCGGGCCGACTCGCCCTGGACGCGGTGGTCGGCCAGAACATGCAGGTGATCGGCCAGCTCACCCGGGGCGACGGCTCGCGCGGCTATTACGCCGTCGTCCTCACCGCCACGGATTCCAAGATCACCAGCCTCAACCAGATGTTCAGCCGTCCCGGCCAGTGGCGCTTCGCGCGCGGCGAAGCGCTTTCCGTGTCCGGCTACCTGGTACCGGAGACCCAGCTGTTCGCCGCCCGGGGCGTGGATTCGGACACGTTCTTCGCCAAGGTGCACGTCGACAACCACCAGAACAACGCGCTGGCGGTTGCCAACGGCGAGGCGGACGTGGCCACCAACAACACGGCCGACCTGGAGCGTTTCCAGCAGCATTTCCCGGAGCAGTACGCCCGCCTGCGCGTGCTGTGGAAGTCGTCGCTTATCCCGCACGCGGTGATCGTCATCCGCAATGACCTCCCCGCCCCGCTGAGGGACAAGGTCGCGGCGTTCATCACCGGGTATGGCAAGGGCAAGGATGGCGCCCGCGAGGAAGCCAACCTGAAGCTGATCCACGATATCAGCGGCTTCGCACCGGCCACGAATGCCTGCCTGGTACCCTTCGCGGATATCGAGTACTCGCTGGAGAAACGCCGCGCCACGACGGCGCAATGGGTGAGCGAAAACGCGCGCGAAGCACGCTTCAAGAAGATCGAGGCCGACCACGACACCTTGCTGGCGCGCCTGCGCGGTAAATAA
- a CDS encoding TVP38/TMEM64 family protein, with protein sequence MPARGRRAWRAVLPLVLMVALGVAAVGSGVLDTVDASHLVRGEGSLDAFIGAHPLLSRLAFTGLLAVAIATGVPGTIMLVLAGGLLFGTVESTLLGPVALVAGSLALYAASRRAFSAGTRQPPAFAARLRERYLRHPVRHTFALRFVPVVPLGAMTIALAWLRCPLWLFVAATWVGGTVSIAVESAIGAGLGDTLGRGPMTAASLANARLLVPLALFLVIAAAPPLLKAWRERRGG encoded by the coding sequence GTGCCCGCCCGCGGCCGGCGCGCGTGGCGCGCCGTGCTGCCGCTCGTGTTGATGGTCGCCCTGGGCGTGGCCGCCGTGGGCAGCGGCGTTCTCGACACCGTCGATGCCTCGCACCTGGTCAGGGGCGAGGGCTCGCTCGACGCCTTCATCGGCGCCCACCCCCTCCTTTCACGGCTTGCCTTCACGGGCCTGCTCGCCGTGGCCATTGCAACGGGGGTGCCGGGCACCATCATGCTCGTGCTGGCCGGTGGCCTGCTGTTTGGCACGGTGGAAAGCACCCTGCTCGGTCCGGTCGCGCTCGTGGCCGGCTCGCTGGCCCTGTATGCGGCCAGCCGGCGGGCCTTCTCGGCCGGCACGCGCCAGCCACCTGCCTTCGCCGCCCGGCTCCGCGAGCGCTACCTGCGCCACCCTGTCCGGCACACCTTCGCCCTGCGCTTCGTCCCCGTCGTGCCGCTCGGCGCCATGACCATCGCCCTGGCCTGGCTGCGCTGCCCGCTGTGGCTGTTCGTCGCCGCCACATGGGTGGGCGGTACCGTGTCCATCGCCGTGGAGAGCGCGATCGGGGCAGGCCTGGGCGACACCCTTGGCCGTGGGCCCATGACCGCGGCCAGCCTGGCCAACGCCCGGCTGCTGGTGCCACTGGCCCTGTTCCTGGTGATCGCCGCCGCGCCACCGCTGCTGAAGGCATGGCGTGAACGCCGTGGCGGCTGA
- a CDS encoding sensor histidine kinase, whose translation MRLAQGLSMIASYSTQGRSPASERQVRKGLLPMVAVALALAGTLGVMHLRGITEEARGVARIQAVRLSGSIAANAGDDAIRDALSRTLSRSSPTDRVILHRNEGTDLVVDSGRPTPAGHLIHVRVATPLGELETISDTSALRERRVAAALMTLLLGAGILAVYLASKRLMARELIDAVDTVKTRIDTELRARTDRGLGDTESLELAVGRLLGELRDLRGRHDAALADAFRQRMQEMARQTRFIEQLGDHFRQPLQALSLFVGGMQPGDDLRQRAVQGQMRTNVTRLNELLDGLLDLARFDAGAIEPVSNELIAADLFVRERDAIANDADRLSVTIHWRGGRLPVRSDPGLLSELIHRLVANAVISTPHGRVLVAMRRRGSAVRLEVRDNGMGLEPRQQERLFDDFTRLPGHPGYGLGLAVARRIADLLGGSIGVRSSPGRGTLFWVQLEGAAVSPAPRVASLLSHPTAI comes from the coding sequence ATGAGATTAGCCCAAGGCCTGTCCATGATCGCGTCGTATTCCACGCAAGGCCGGTCGCCAGCGAGCGAGCGCCAGGTCCGCAAGGGCCTGTTGCCGATGGTGGCGGTTGCGCTGGCGCTGGCAGGCACCCTGGGCGTCATGCACCTGCGCGGCATCACCGAGGAGGCACGCGGGGTAGCGCGCATCCAGGCCGTGCGGCTGTCAGGTTCGATCGCGGCGAATGCAGGAGATGATGCGATTCGTGATGCGCTTTCGCGCACGCTATCGCGTAGCTCGCCAACCGACCGCGTCATCCTCCATCGCAACGAGGGTACCGACCTCGTGGTCGACAGCGGGCGACCGACGCCTGCGGGCCACCTTATCCATGTGCGTGTCGCCACGCCGCTGGGTGAGCTCGAAACCATTTCGGATACCTCCGCTTTGCGCGAGCGCCGGGTCGCCGCGGCCCTGATGACGCTGCTGCTCGGCGCGGGTATTCTTGCGGTGTACCTCGCCAGCAAACGCCTCATGGCGCGCGAGCTCATCGATGCCGTCGACACGGTAAAGACACGTATTGATACGGAGCTGCGCGCGCGCACGGATCGCGGGCTGGGCGACACCGAATCACTCGAGCTGGCGGTGGGCCGCCTGCTCGGCGAGTTGCGCGATCTTCGCGGACGCCACGATGCCGCGCTGGCCGATGCGTTCCGCCAGCGCATGCAGGAAATGGCCCGGCAAACGCGGTTCATCGAACAGCTTGGCGACCACTTCCGCCAGCCGTTGCAGGCGCTGTCACTCTTTGTCGGCGGCATGCAGCCCGGCGACGACCTGCGCCAGCGTGCCGTGCAGGGGCAGATGCGTACCAACGTCACCCGGCTCAACGAACTCCTCGATGGCCTGCTCGATCTGGCCCGCTTCGACGCCGGCGCCATTGAACCGGTAAGCAACGAATTGATCGCGGCCGACCTGTTCGTTCGCGAGCGTGATGCCATCGCCAACGACGCGGACCGGCTCAGCGTGACTATCCACTGGCGCGGCGGCCGCCTGCCCGTGCGCAGCGACCCCGGGTTGCTGTCGGAGCTCATCCATCGCCTGGTGGCCAATGCAGTGATCAGCACCCCGCACGGCCGCGTCCTCGTGGCCATGCGCCGGCGCGGCAGCGCCGTACGGCTGGAGGTGCGCGACAACGGCATGGGGCTGGAACCCCGACAGCAGGAACGCCTCTTCGATGACTTCACCCGCCTGCCCGGACACCCCGGCTACGGCCTGGGGCTGGCCGTGGCCCGGCGCATTGCGGACCTGCTGGGCGGCAGCATCGGCGTGCGCTCGAGCCCCGGGCGGGGCACCCTTTTCTGGGTGCAGCTCGAGGGCGCGGCAGTGAGCCCGGCACCCCGCGTCGCCAGCCTGCTCAGTCACCCTACGGCCATCTAA
- a CDS encoding VTT domain-containing protein, with protein MASVNWSDTAPVVAFLGVFAGAMGLPVPAMPTLIVVGSTLVVARDPVLIMVTFLSALAGAFAGDTAWFLTGRRYGYRVLDGLCRISLSPDTCVRRASGFFEKRGVKLLLVSRFIPGLSLVAIPIAGAGDTRFSRFTVYDLAGAALWIAVGLSAGMLFYRQIDDVLSFLRQFGLGLATLAAIALVLWITFRYIRRTLLIARLRKSRISVDELAVLLANDPGALIVDVRSVSNRRDDPYVIPGSRLFDLTSASDDLSTLPRDTAVIIYCSCPNEVSAAKVAERLTKLGFANVHPLTGGISAWRDAGRDVEAIVFAT; from the coding sequence GTGGCGAGCGTCAACTGGTCGGACACCGCGCCCGTGGTGGCATTTCTTGGCGTGTTCGCCGGCGCCATGGGGCTACCCGTCCCGGCCATGCCCACGCTAATCGTGGTCGGCAGCACGCTGGTGGTGGCGCGCGACCCCGTGCTGATCATGGTGACCTTCCTCAGCGCGCTGGCCGGCGCCTTCGCCGGCGATACCGCCTGGTTCCTCACCGGGCGCCGTTACGGCTATCGCGTGCTGGACGGGCTCTGTCGCATTTCCCTCTCGCCGGACACCTGCGTGCGCCGGGCCAGCGGCTTTTTCGAGAAGCGTGGCGTGAAGCTGCTGCTGGTGTCGCGCTTCATCCCTGGCCTTTCCCTGGTCGCCATCCCCATTGCCGGCGCGGGTGACACGCGCTTCAGCCGCTTCACGGTTTACGACCTGGCCGGCGCGGCCTTGTGGATCGCGGTGGGCCTGTCGGCGGGTATGTTGTTCTACCGGCAGATCGACGACGTGCTGTCCTTCCTGCGGCAGTTCGGACTGGGCCTGGCCACGCTGGCCGCGATCGCCCTGGTTCTCTGGATCACCTTCCGCTACATCCGCCGCACCCTGCTGATCGCCCGCCTGCGCAAGAGCCGCATCTCGGTGGATGAACTGGCGGTGCTGCTGGCGAACGACCCGGGCGCGCTGATCGTCGACGTCCGCAGCGTCTCCAACCGCCGCGACGACCCTTACGTCATCCCGGGGTCGCGACTGTTCGACCTGACCTCGGCGAGCGACGACCTGTCGACCCTGCCTCGTGATACCGCCGTCATCATCTATTGCTCGTGCCCCAACGAAGTGTCGGCCGCCAAGGTGGCGGAGCGCCTGACCAAGCTGGGTTTCGCCAACGTCCACCCACTCACCGGCGGTATCTCGGCCTGGCGCGACGCCGGCCGGGACGTCGAAGCCATCGTCTTCGCCACCTGA
- a CDS encoding glutamine--tRNA ligase/YqeY domain fusion protein has product MSTETPLLQQHFIRQIVRDDLASGKHTVIHTRFPPEPNGYLHLGHAKSICLNFGLASEFAGTCNLRFDDTNPSKEDVEYVDAIQRDVKWLGFEWAELRHASDYFEVFYQAALKLIRLGVAYVDDLSADEVREYRGTLTEPGRNSPYRDRSVEENLDLFQRMRAGEFADGSKTVRAKMDMASGNINLRDPALYRIRKVHHQNTGDAWPIYPMYDFAHSLSDAVEGITHSLCTLEFEDHRPLYDWCVDQVDLVNDPALWQSLVAAGLPTAPSKPRQIEFSRGNLNYTVMSKRKLITLVSENLVDGWDDPRMPTIAGVRRRGFTPAGIRLFWERIGVSKQNSTIDMSVLEGCVREDLDAKAPRRLAVIDPVKLVITNLPADHAETLTFPNHPKDESFGSRSVPFSPALWIEREDFAEVPPKGFHRLKPEGEVRLRGVGIVRCDEVVKNDAGDVVELRCTLDLESRSGMPGADRKVKGTIHWVSARDAVPAVVRLYDRLFDVTDPDDDTDGKTYKDHINPDSRRVVHGFVEPAAAGAAREDRVQFERLGFFVADMHDHTHDAPVFNRVVTLRDSWAKQA; this is encoded by the coding sequence ATGTCGACCGAAACGCCCCTCCTGCAGCAGCACTTCATCCGCCAGATCGTCCGTGACGACCTGGCCTCCGGCAAGCACACGGTGATCCATACGCGCTTCCCGCCGGAGCCGAACGGCTACCTGCACCTGGGGCATGCCAAGTCCATCTGCCTGAACTTCGGCCTGGCCAGTGAGTTCGCGGGCACCTGCAACCTGCGCTTCGACGACACCAACCCGTCGAAGGAAGACGTCGAGTACGTCGACGCGATCCAGCGCGACGTGAAGTGGCTGGGCTTCGAGTGGGCCGAACTGCGCCACGCCTCGGATTACTTCGAGGTGTTCTACCAGGCAGCGCTGAAGCTGATCCGCCTGGGCGTGGCCTACGTGGACGACCTCTCGGCCGACGAAGTGCGCGAGTACCGCGGTACGCTGACCGAGCCGGGCCGCAACTCGCCGTACCGCGACCGTTCCGTGGAAGAAAACCTGGATCTCTTCCAGCGCATGCGCGCCGGTGAATTCGCCGACGGCAGCAAGACCGTGCGCGCGAAGATGGACATGGCCTCGGGCAACATCAACCTGCGCGACCCGGCGCTGTACCGCATCCGCAAGGTGCACCACCAGAACACCGGTGACGCGTGGCCGATCTACCCGATGTACGACTTCGCGCATTCGCTGTCGGACGCGGTCGAAGGCATCACGCATTCGCTGTGCACGCTGGAATTCGAAGACCACCGCCCGTTGTACGACTGGTGCGTGGACCAGGTGGACCTCGTCAACGACCCGGCGCTGTGGCAGTCGCTGGTCGCCGCCGGCCTGCCGACGGCGCCGAGCAAGCCGCGCCAGATCGAGTTCTCGCGAGGCAACCTCAACTACACGGTGATGAGCAAGCGCAAGCTGATCACGCTGGTGTCGGAAAACCTGGTGGACGGCTGGGATGATCCGCGCATGCCGACCATCGCCGGCGTGCGCCGCCGCGGCTTTACCCCGGCCGGCATCCGCCTGTTCTGGGAGCGCATCGGCGTCAGCAAGCAGAACAGCACCATCGACATGAGCGTGCTCGAAGGCTGCGTGCGCGAAGACCTGGACGCGAAGGCGCCGCGTCGCCTGGCGGTGATCGACCCGGTCAAGCTGGTGATCACCAACCTGCCGGCGGACCACGCGGAAACGCTCACCTTCCCGAACCATCCGAAGGACGAGAGCTTCGGCTCGCGCAGCGTGCCGTTCTCGCCCGCCCTGTGGATCGAGCGCGAGGATTTCGCCGAGGTGCCGCCGAAGGGCTTCCACCGCCTGAAGCCGGAAGGCGAAGTGCGCCTGCGCGGCGTGGGCATCGTCCGTTGCGACGAGGTGGTGAAGAACGACGCCGGCGATGTCGTCGAACTGCGCTGCACGCTCGACCTCGAGTCGCGCAGCGGCATGCCCGGTGCGGACCGCAAGGTGAAGGGCACCATCCACTGGGTGAGCGCGCGTGACGCCGTGCCGGCCGTGGTGCGCCTGTACGACCGCCTGTTCGACGTGACCGACCCGGACGACGATACCGACGGCAAGACGTACAAGGATCACATCAACCCGGACTCGCGCCGCGTGGTGCACGGTTTCGTGGAGCCGGCCGCTGCCGGTGCCGCGCGCGAAGACCGCGTGCAGTTCGAGCGCCTCGGATTCTTCGTGGCCGACATGCACGACCACACGCACGACGCACCGGTGTTCAACCGCGTGGTGACGCTGCGTGATTCGTGGGCGAAGCAGGCCTGA
- a CDS encoding ATP-binding response regulator: protein MRDGSASWLEKVWRRTSLVQRLTCVALAPTAISAVLLVTLLTRHQMDTLHEMGRSTADAIAQQAATVSGDALRSEQRRELGRIAQSIVQLPQVSRVRISDRDGEILADRVNGAVEDDDNLTVSRDVLDPVSRRVVGSVTVDVSVEDAMAAQRASMHNAFIWLALSLFIAIMIGWSAARWMSAPLRNLAIAVRQLGLGDRTVVVPVTDDTEIGDLQRGFNGAASKLLHAQIGMEREIATATDELARKNAALEAASVAKARFLAAASHDLRQPLYALTLFSSGLAVDEFDPVRLNRIAHIQECVESLDHLFSELLDLSRLDTGGMKPAPRDIAMDDVFEEVSVNFRMVAEQHDLRLVVRTTGVWVRTDRTMLARILNNLVSNALRYTRCGGVLVGARRCGDGNVRIDVWDTGLGIAREHVPHIFDEFYRVESGPEAGRPEGTRRGLGLGLSTVQRLAVLLGTKATVTSKPGKGSVFSIVLPEVQPNPVPEALPAPTPDAGIPRDVAGMRVLVIDDEPSILAGISYLLGSWGCEVMTAEDAQQAMEAVHLWMQPPDLVISDLRLREGTGLDVLALLDRYYRRRPGDPPPFARVLITGETRSDYLSSVDTATTQVLYKPVSPERLHDVMVSAWSVHHAPV from the coding sequence ATGCGCGACGGTTCGGCTTCATGGCTCGAAAAGGTGTGGCGCCGCACGTCACTCGTGCAGCGACTCACCTGCGTGGCCCTGGCGCCCACCGCGATCAGCGCGGTGCTGCTGGTGACCCTGCTCACCCGCCACCAGATGGACACCCTGCACGAGATGGGCCGCTCCACGGCGGACGCCATCGCCCAACAGGCCGCCACCGTTTCCGGCGACGCCCTGCGCAGCGAGCAGCGCCGTGAGCTGGGCCGCATCGCGCAATCCATCGTGCAGCTGCCCCAGGTATCGCGCGTGCGCATTTCAGACCGCGATGGCGAGATCCTCGCCGACCGGGTGAACGGCGCCGTGGAAGACGACGACAACCTCACCGTGTCGCGCGACGTGCTCGACCCGGTCAGCCGGCGCGTCGTCGGCTCGGTCACCGTGGACGTGAGCGTCGAAGACGCCATGGCCGCCCAGCGCGCCAGCATGCACAACGCCTTTATCTGGCTTGCCCTGAGCCTGTTCATCGCCATCATGATCGGCTGGTCCGCCGCACGCTGGATGAGCGCACCCCTGCGCAACCTGGCCATCGCCGTGCGCCAGCTCGGCCTGGGTGATCGCACCGTCGTGGTCCCGGTCACGGACGACACGGAAATCGGCGACCTGCAGCGTGGCTTCAACGGCGCGGCGTCGAAGCTCCTTCATGCGCAGATCGGCATGGAGCGCGAGATCGCGACGGCCACCGATGAACTGGCTCGCAAGAATGCCGCCCTCGAGGCGGCCAGCGTCGCCAAGGCCCGCTTCCTGGCAGCCGCCTCGCACGACCTGCGCCAGCCGCTCTATGCGCTGACGCTGTTCTCCTCGGGCCTGGCCGTGGACGAGTTCGACCCGGTACGGCTGAACCGCATCGCGCACATCCAGGAATGCGTTGAATCGCTGGATCACCTGTTCAGCGAACTGCTGGATCTGTCGCGACTGGATACGGGCGGCATGAAACCCGCCCCGCGCGACATCGCCATGGACGACGTGTTCGAGGAAGTGAGCGTGAACTTCCGCATGGTGGCCGAGCAGCACGACCTGCGCCTGGTGGTCCGCACCACCGGCGTCTGGGTGCGCACCGACCGCACCATGCTGGCGCGCATCCTCAACAACCTCGTCAGCAACGCCCTGCGCTATACCCGCTGCGGCGGCGTCCTGGTGGGTGCGCGGCGCTGCGGCGACGGCAACGTGCGCATCGACGTATGGGATACCGGCCTGGGCATCGCCCGCGAGCACGTGCCGCACATCTTCGATGAGTTCTACCGGGTGGAAAGCGGCCCGGAAGCCGGGCGGCCGGAAGGCACCCGCCGCGGCCTCGGCCTCGGCCTGTCCACGGTCCAGCGCCTGGCCGTCCTGCTCGGCACCAAGGCCACCGTCACCTCGAAACCCGGCAAGGGCAGCGTCTTTTCCATCGTCCTGCCGGAGGTCCAGCCCAATCCTGTGCCCGAGGCGCTCCCGGCACCCACGCCCGACGCGGGCATCCCCCGCGACGTGGCGGGCATGCGCGTGCTGGTGATCGACGACGAGCCCAGCATCCTCGCCGGCATCAGCTACCTGCTGGGCAGCTGGGGCTGCGAGGTGATGACGGCCGAGGACGCCCAGCAGGCCATGGAAGCGGTGCACCTGTGGATGCAGCCGCCCGACCTGGTCATCTCGGACCTGCGACTGCGCGAAGGCACGGGCCTGGACGTCCTGGCCCTGCTCGACCGCTACTACCGGCGTCGCCCGGGCGACCCGCCGCCGTTCGCCCGCGTATTGATCACCGGGGAAACCCGCAGCGACTACCTTTCCAGCGTGGATACGGCCACCACGCAGGTCCTGTACAAGCCGGTATCCCCCGAACGCCTCCACGATGTAATGGTTTCTGCGTGGTCTGTCCATCATGCACCCGTCTGA
- a CDS encoding nucleoside deaminase: MLYAQVHLTLPAWVHDFVDTAASYESDEAKVGLAIRLSGHNVDSATGGPFGAVVFDGGHRIVAVGVNRVVPHSCSVAHAEMMAYMLAQQRTQRFRLNEDGSHITLATSSQPCCQCYGATVWAGVDTLLIGARSSDVEELTAFDEGPLPADWMGELERRGIAVRRDILRDDARVVLRRYGESGATY; encoded by the coding sequence ATGTTGTACGCACAGGTCCATCTCACCCTGCCCGCCTGGGTGCACGACTTTGTCGACACCGCGGCGTCGTACGAAAGCGACGAGGCGAAGGTCGGCCTCGCGATCCGCCTGTCCGGGCATAACGTCGACAGCGCCACCGGCGGCCCGTTCGGCGCCGTGGTGTTCGACGGTGGCCATCGCATCGTCGCCGTCGGCGTGAACCGCGTGGTACCGCACAGCTGCTCGGTCGCGCACGCCGAAATGATGGCGTACATGCTGGCCCAGCAGCGCACGCAGCGTTTCCGCCTGAACGAAGACGGCAGCCACATCACGCTGGCGACGAGTTCGCAGCCGTGCTGCCAGTGTTATGGCGCCACCGTGTGGGCCGGCGTGGACACGCTGCTGATTGGCGCCCGCTCCAGCGACGTGGAAGAACTCACCGCGTTCGACGAAGGCCCGCTGCCCGCCGACTGGATGGGTGAACTGGAGCGGCGCGGCATCGCCGTGCGTCGTGACATCCTGCGCGATGATGCGCGCGTTGTACTGCGCCGTTATGGCGAAAGCGGCGCCACCTACTGA